The proteins below come from a single Arthrobacter crystallopoietes genomic window:
- a CDS encoding threonine aldolase family protein: MNDSSLLSASLHDQSVRGFASDNYSGVHPEVLTALSHANGGHQVAYGDDGYTARLQEVMASHFGEQAQVFPVFNGTGANVLSLQSLLPRWGAVVCASTAHINVDENGAPERVGGIKLLPVPTDDGKLTPELIDREAWGWGDEHRAQPLAVSITQSTELGTLYSVDEIRAIAEHAHGHGMKVHMDGARLANAAAALGTDLRTFTTDAGVDILSFGGTKNGLLFGECVVVLNPEASHGMTYLRKMNMQLASKMRFISAQFLALLDGDLWLRSAAHANAMAARLRSAVEGIDGVTPTQPTQANAVFAALPPGAADRLRQQFRFYDWDESRGEVRWMCSFDTTEEDIDAFAAAIRNELGG; the protein is encoded by the coding sequence GTGAATGACTCCTCGCTGCTGTCCGCTTCCCTGCACGACCAGTCCGTGCGCGGCTTCGCGTCGGATAACTACTCGGGAGTCCACCCGGAAGTGCTCACCGCGCTCTCGCACGCCAACGGCGGACATCAGGTTGCGTATGGCGATGACGGCTACACGGCCAGGCTGCAGGAAGTGATGGCCTCCCACTTCGGCGAGCAGGCCCAGGTCTTTCCGGTTTTCAACGGCACCGGCGCCAATGTCCTCAGCTTGCAGTCACTGCTGCCGCGCTGGGGCGCCGTGGTCTGCGCCTCGACCGCGCACATCAACGTGGACGAAAACGGCGCGCCGGAACGCGTGGGCGGCATTAAGCTGCTCCCCGTGCCTACTGACGACGGAAAGCTCACACCGGAACTGATCGACAGGGAGGCCTGGGGCTGGGGCGACGAGCACCGGGCGCAGCCGCTGGCCGTATCGATCACCCAAAGCACTGAACTGGGCACGCTGTATTCCGTTGACGAAATCCGGGCCATCGCCGAGCATGCCCACGGCCACGGCATGAAGGTGCACATGGACGGGGCGCGGTTGGCGAATGCCGCCGCCGCACTGGGAACGGATCTGCGCACCTTTACCACCGACGCCGGCGTCGACATCCTCTCCTTCGGCGGCACCAAGAACGGGCTGCTCTTCGGTGAATGCGTGGTGGTCCTGAACCCCGAGGCATCCCACGGCATGACGTATCTGCGGAAGATGAACATGCAGCTCGCCTCCAAGATGCGCTTCATCTCCGCCCAGTTCCTGGCCCTGCTCGACGGCGACCTGTGGCTGCGCTCTGCAGCGCATGCCAACGCCATGGCTGCGCGGCTCCGTTCCGCAGTGGAGGGCATTGACGGTGTGACGCCTACCCAGCCGACCCAGGCCAACGCCGTTTTCGCTGCCCTGCCCCCTGGAGCGGCAGACCGGCTGCGGCAGCAATTCCGGTTCTACGACTGGGACGAGTCCCGCGGCGAGGTCCGTTGGATGTGTTCTTTCGATACCACGGAGGAAGATATCGATGC
- a CDS encoding SDR family NAD(P)-dependent oxidoreductase — protein MSELPSTGSGMPSGLRILVAGASGASGQAVSAALRASGAQVIAVGSNPEHLQSAYANDDGVLTFACDLADAGAVRDLAARVAAEVGSLDGLVHLVGGWRGGKGIAGQTDEDWDFLHRNLVTTLRNTTRAFYDDLIASSHGRAVIVSATAVGSPTAGGANYAAAKAAAESWMFSVADGFRRDRAAGPGAKETAEAEHSAAVVLVIKALVDDRMRAANPEKPFTGFTDVADLATAVKNLFGRPAAEINGRRIPLV, from the coding sequence ATGAGCGAACTCCCCAGCACAGGTTCCGGCATGCCGTCCGGGCTGCGCATCCTGGTGGCTGGCGCGTCCGGCGCCTCGGGGCAGGCCGTTTCCGCAGCCCTGCGGGCATCCGGCGCGCAGGTGATCGCCGTCGGCAGCAATCCCGAACATCTGCAAAGCGCCTATGCGAACGACGACGGCGTACTCACCTTTGCCTGTGACCTCGCCGACGCGGGGGCCGTCCGGGACTTGGCAGCCCGGGTTGCCGCCGAGGTCGGCAGCCTCGACGGCTTGGTCCATTTGGTGGGCGGCTGGCGCGGCGGCAAGGGTATTGCCGGCCAGACCGATGAGGACTGGGATTTCCTGCACCGGAACCTGGTCACCACCCTGCGCAACACCACGCGCGCGTTCTATGACGACCTGATTGCGTCGTCCCACGGCAGGGCGGTCATCGTCTCCGCCACCGCAGTGGGCTCCCCCACCGCCGGCGGCGCCAACTACGCCGCAGCCAAGGCCGCCGCCGAAAGCTGGATGTTTTCCGTGGCCGACGGGTTCCGCCGCGACCGGGCAGCCGGCCCCGGTGCGAAGGAGACAGCCGAAGCTGAGCATTCGGCCGCCGTCGTGCTTGTCATTAAAGCGCTGGTGGATGACCGGATGCGCGCTGCGAACCCGGAAAAGCCGTTCACCGGTTTCACCGACGTTGCGGACCTGGCCACGGCAGTGAAGAATTTGTTCGGCAGGCCGGCGGCCGAAATCAACGGCCGGCGGATCCCGCTAGTCTAA
- a CDS encoding DUF6421 family protein has protein sequence MQSPDMRPELHPAWLRLKAAASGLRPLQVHDGSIPDTAHHAEAAEHTGTIVSAITDLAPMFNHDGEYLRLLQQDFRRWCAAGFGVPDFLDSLLAFQPQQQRSNGLVHLVVFPMYTQNGSSDRLVEAVLLEVLWPDFIADLEAGDYSNKLFVPIRFLDFTAGYDTNSAVLFPETVAVRETPAFTWGAIFADREAARFRKVVGAAADITSLQLPEEAADLLADQRLAEETFVMWDLIHDRTHMRGDLPFDPFMIKQRMPYFLYSLEELRCDLTAFRESVRLQNDRHASEDIRRHARLVQYAVIFDRIFRFAITGNRVRNYDGLGGQLLFAWLHQHHVLHWTDGKLSIDWDNVADVVVALGQQIEELYWRSIDRPKTAHWLAAYDMLTKTLTPHPASVWAKGPDALPLSGLPRELTDQVLDDEFPLSMFYEALNRKMKSVIESTSGITGAAA, from the coding sequence ATGCAGTCACCCGACATGCGGCCCGAACTGCACCCGGCCTGGCTGCGGCTAAAGGCAGCTGCCAGCGGGCTCCGTCCGCTGCAGGTCCATGACGGTTCCATCCCGGATACCGCGCACCATGCCGAGGCAGCCGAGCACACCGGGACCATCGTGTCGGCCATCACTGACTTGGCGCCGATGTTCAACCACGACGGCGAATATCTGCGCCTGCTGCAGCAGGACTTCCGCCGCTGGTGCGCAGCCGGCTTCGGCGTCCCGGACTTCCTGGATTCGCTGCTGGCGTTCCAGCCGCAGCAGCAGCGCAGCAACGGGCTGGTCCATCTGGTGGTCTTCCCCATGTACACCCAGAACGGCAGCTCCGACCGGCTGGTGGAGGCGGTACTCCTCGAGGTCCTCTGGCCGGACTTCATCGCGGACCTCGAGGCGGGCGACTACTCCAACAAGCTCTTCGTGCCCATCCGCTTCCTGGATTTCACGGCCGGCTACGACACCAATTCGGCCGTCCTGTTTCCGGAAACGGTGGCAGTGCGGGAGACCCCGGCATTCACGTGGGGCGCCATCTTCGCGGACCGTGAGGCAGCCCGCTTCCGCAAGGTCGTCGGCGCCGCTGCGGATATCACGTCGCTCCAGCTCCCCGAGGAAGCTGCCGATCTGCTTGCGGACCAGCGGCTGGCCGAAGAAACTTTTGTGATGTGGGATCTGATCCACGACCGGACGCACATGCGCGGGGATCTGCCGTTCGATCCATTCATGATCAAACAGCGCATGCCGTACTTCCTGTATTCGCTGGAGGAACTGCGCTGCGATCTGACCGCCTTCCGGGAGTCGGTGCGGTTGCAGAATGACCGGCACGCGTCGGAGGACATCCGCCGCCACGCCCGCCTGGTCCAGTACGCCGTCATCTTCGACCGTATCTTCCGCTTCGCGATCACCGGCAACCGGGTCCGCAACTACGATGGCCTCGGCGGCCAGCTGCTCTTCGCCTGGCTGCACCAGCACCACGTGCTGCACTGGACCGACGGCAAGCTGAGCATCGACTGGGACAACGTGGCGGACGTCGTCGTCGCGCTGGGACAGCAGATCGAGGAGCTTTATTGGCGTTCGATCGACCGCCCCAAGACGGCGCACTGGCTGGCCGCTTACGACATGCTCACCAAGACGCTGACGCCGCACCCGGCTTCAGTCTGGGCCAAGGGTCCGGACGCCCTGCCGCTGTCCGGGCTGCCCCGCGAACTGACGGACCAGGTCCTGGACGATGAATTCCCGCTGTCCATGTTCTACGAGGCGCTGAACCGTAAGATGAAATCCGTGATCGAATCGACCTCCGGCATTACGGGCGCCGCGGCATGA
- the msrB gene encoding peptide-methionine (R)-S-oxide reductase MsrB, whose protein sequence is MSEVNSRPETFPVAKSEDEWRRELTPEEYQVLRQAGTERPYTGEYWDTHTAGVYRCRACGDELFTSQEKFDSHCGWPSFWAPLAEGKVRYLRDSALGMERIEVRCANCNSHLGHVFEGEGYSTPTDQRYCINSVSLKLEPKQDEAP, encoded by the coding sequence ATGAGTGAAGTGAACAGCAGGCCAGAAACGTTTCCCGTCGCTAAGTCCGAGGACGAATGGCGCCGCGAACTGACGCCCGAGGAATATCAGGTGCTGCGGCAGGCCGGCACGGAACGCCCCTATACCGGCGAGTACTGGGACACGCACACCGCCGGCGTCTACCGCTGCCGCGCCTGCGGGGACGAGCTATTTACCAGCCAGGAGAAATTCGATTCCCACTGCGGCTGGCCCTCCTTCTGGGCTCCGCTGGCTGAGGGCAAGGTCCGCTATCTGCGGGACTCGGCGCTGGGGATGGAAAGAATCGAAGTGCGCTGCGCGAACTGCAACTCCCATCTGGGCCATGTTTTTGAGGGTGAGGGTTACAGCACGCCGACCGACCAGCGCTACTGCATCAACTCCGTCTCCCTGAAGCTGGAGCCCAAGCAGGACGAGGCTCCCTAG
- a CDS encoding alpha/beta hydrolase family protein — MALFDRRKTIISAAAPPAEEIRRQLPWMRWMGVGAIVGAGLGSLLAGATSGLASYFARQVLTPVREHDQNLAIYAVVGSSQHQEVILPATPDTTAPGLYSIYFDGGRGQARIGAITSYSPKDGTVQRTVERVYSGDLAAARRGWWGGAVYPDPAAAGLANEEVRIAVEGGQAPAWLIRGEGNAGTWAIMVHGRGATRQEGLRAARTARGLGMTSLLISYRNDGEAPAAPDGRYGLGLTEWQDVEAAMTYALEHGAEEIVLFGWSMGGAISLQAADQSVHRNRIKALVLDGPVINWIDVLAYQARLNRIPEAVGRFSQWLISNRAGRLLTGLAAPLDLKKMNWVARYDQLCVPTLILHSQDDEFVPYGPSAELADKNPRLVTFEPFSGASHTKEWNVDPERWERVVTSWLTHVLSAPVPGVKGPGMNGVQPD, encoded by the coding sequence ATGGCTTTGTTCGACCGTCGGAAAACTATAATCTCCGCCGCCGCGCCACCGGCCGAGGAAATTCGGCGGCAGTTGCCGTGGATGCGCTGGATGGGCGTCGGCGCGATCGTCGGCGCAGGGCTTGGCTCGCTGCTGGCCGGAGCCACCTCCGGGCTCGCCTCGTATTTCGCCCGCCAGGTACTCACTCCGGTGCGCGAGCATGACCAGAACCTTGCGATCTACGCCGTGGTCGGCAGCAGCCAGCACCAAGAGGTCATTCTGCCGGCCACACCGGACACCACGGCGCCCGGCCTCTACAGCATTTATTTCGACGGCGGACGCGGCCAGGCGCGGATCGGCGCCATCACTTCCTACTCGCCGAAAGACGGAACAGTCCAGCGTACCGTGGAGCGCGTTTACAGCGGCGATCTGGCCGCGGCCCGCCGCGGTTGGTGGGGAGGCGCGGTCTACCCTGACCCCGCGGCCGCGGGACTGGCCAACGAGGAAGTCCGCATCGCGGTCGAGGGCGGCCAGGCGCCAGCGTGGCTGATCAGGGGAGAAGGGAACGCCGGGACCTGGGCCATCATGGTGCACGGCCGGGGCGCCACCCGGCAGGAAGGGCTTCGTGCCGCCCGCACCGCCCGCGGACTGGGGATGACCTCGCTGCTCATTTCCTATCGGAACGACGGCGAAGCCCCCGCCGCGCCGGACGGGCGCTATGGCCTCGGGTTGACGGAGTGGCAGGACGTCGAAGCCGCGATGACCTATGCCCTGGAACACGGGGCCGAGGAGATTGTGCTGTTCGGCTGGTCCATGGGCGGCGCCATAAGCTTGCAGGCGGCGGACCAGTCCGTGCACCGCAACCGGATCAAGGCACTGGTACTGGACGGTCCGGTGATCAACTGGATCGACGTGCTGGCATACCAGGCCAGGCTGAACCGGATCCCCGAGGCCGTGGGCCGTTTTTCGCAATGGCTCATTTCGAACCGAGCGGGCAGGTTGCTGACCGGGCTCGCGGCTCCGCTCGATCTAAAGAAGATGAACTGGGTAGCCCGGTACGATCAGCTCTGCGTGCCGACGCTGATCCTGCATAGCCAGGACGACGAATTCGTGCCCTACGGGCCGTCCGCCGAACTCGCGGACAAGAATCCGCGGTTGGTGACTTTCGAGCCGTTCTCCGGTGCCAGCCACACGAAGGAATGGAACGTCGACCCCGAGCGCTGGGAGCGGGTGGTCACCAGTTGGCTGACCCACGTGCTCAGCGCCCCTGTTCCCGGGGTCAAAGGGCCGGGTATGAACGGCGTACAGCCGGACTGA
- the ybaK gene encoding Cys-tRNA(Pro) deacylase has translation MAKRTASTGTPATLLLQQAGVPHTLHKYVHDPAATDFGLEAARELGLPPERIFKTLMVMADANLAVAVVPVSGNLNLKFFAAALGAKKSVLADPLAAQRRTGYVLGGISPLGQRQSSPTVLDSSAVDYPTILVSGGRRGLDIELAAQDLIRLTGARLAAIGTG, from the coding sequence TTGGCAAAGCGCACCGCGTCGACCGGAACCCCCGCCACACTGCTGCTGCAGCAGGCGGGGGTTCCGCACACCCTGCACAAGTACGTCCATGATCCGGCTGCGACCGACTTCGGGCTTGAGGCAGCACGCGAGCTCGGTCTTCCCCCGGAAAGGATTTTCAAGACCCTCATGGTGATGGCAGACGCCAACCTTGCTGTGGCCGTGGTGCCAGTCTCCGGAAACCTCAATCTTAAATTCTTCGCAGCCGCCTTGGGAGCGAAGAAGTCCGTGCTGGCAGATCCGCTGGCTGCCCAGCGCCGCACCGGCTACGTGCTCGGCGGCATCTCCCCGCTGGGCCAGCGGCAGTCCAGCCCGACAGTCCTTGATTCCAGCGCGGTGGACTATCCCACGATCCTGGTTTCCGGCGGCCGCCGCGGACTGGACATCGAATTAGCCGCACAGGACCTGATCCGCCTGACCGGCGCGCGGCTGGCAGCCATTGGTACGGGCTGA
- a CDS encoding SufE family protein: protein MSAQNIPAPLAEIIDDFQSMEEPERLQLLLEFSRSLPDLPEHLAGQPDLLEQVVECQSPLFLTLEIGDGPGEPVEIYFSAPPEAPTTRGFAGVLHEGLNGLPAAEILAVPDDVPEQLGLTRAITPLRLRGMSAMLARIKRQITDARAAV from the coding sequence GTGAGCGCACAAAACATCCCCGCACCGCTGGCAGAAATCATCGATGACTTTCAATCGATGGAGGAGCCTGAGCGGTTGCAGTTGCTGCTGGAATTCTCCCGATCACTTCCGGACCTACCGGAGCACCTTGCCGGCCAGCCGGACCTGCTGGAACAGGTTGTCGAGTGCCAGTCCCCGCTGTTCCTGACCTTGGAGATCGGCGACGGCCCGGGCGAACCGGTGGAGATCTACTTCTCGGCACCTCCGGAAGCCCCGACCACACGTGGTTTTGCCGGCGTTCTGCATGAAGGGCTCAACGGCCTGCCGGCTGCGGAGATTCTTGCCGTACCGGACGACGTGCCGGAACAGCTCGGTTTGACCCGTGCCATTACGCCGCTGCGGTTGCGTGGCATGTCTGCCATGCTCGCCCGGATCAAGCGCCAGATTACGGACGCCCGCGCAGCCGTCTGA
- a CDS encoding sulfurtransferase, giving the protein MPVAAEQNEKFAAYAHPERLVSTDWLAANLDADSLVVVESDEDILLYETGHIPGAVKIDWHTDLNDALTRDYIDGETFAALLGSKGITRDTTVVIYGDKSNWWAAYALWVFTLFGHEDVRLLDGGRDKWIAEGRELTTETPKPAKVEYPVVERRDEVIRAFLPDVFEHFGKPLIDVRSAEEYSGERTTMPAYPEEGTLRGGHIPSAASVPWARAAAADGTFRDREELEAIYKGEAGLNDGDEVIAYCRIGERSSHTWFVLKHLLGFENVRNYDGSWTEWGNAVRVPIVKGAEPGEVPATRR; this is encoded by the coding sequence ATGCCTGTTGCCGCAGAACAGAACGAGAAATTCGCCGCCTACGCCCACCCGGAACGGCTCGTTTCCACCGATTGGCTGGCGGCCAACCTGGACGCGGATTCCCTGGTTGTCGTCGAGTCGGACGAGGACATCCTCCTCTACGAGACCGGCCATATTCCGGGTGCAGTAAAAATCGACTGGCATACGGATTTGAATGACGCGCTGACCCGCGACTACATCGACGGCGAAACGTTCGCTGCGCTGCTCGGCTCCAAGGGCATTACCCGCGATACCACCGTGGTGATTTACGGAGACAAGAGCAACTGGTGGGCTGCCTACGCACTCTGGGTGTTCACGCTCTTCGGCCACGAGGATGTGCGCCTGCTGGACGGCGGGCGCGACAAGTGGATTGCCGAGGGGCGGGAGCTCACTACCGAGACGCCGAAGCCTGCAAAGGTGGAATATCCCGTCGTCGAACGCCGCGATGAGGTCATCCGCGCATTCCTGCCCGATGTCTTCGAGCACTTCGGCAAGCCCTTGATTGATGTCCGCTCGGCCGAAGAATACTCCGGCGAACGCACCACAATGCCCGCTTATCCCGAAGAGGGAACGCTGCGCGGTGGCCATATTCCCAGCGCGGCCTCCGTGCCCTGGGCCCGTGCCGCCGCGGCTGACGGAACGTTCCGGGACCGCGAAGAGCTGGAAGCTATCTACAAGGGCGAGGCCGGATTGAATGACGGCGATGAAGTAATTGCCTACTGCCGCATCGGTGAACGTTCAAGCCACACCTGGTTTGTCCTGAAACACCTGCTCGGCTTCGAGAATGTCCGCAACTATGACGGTTCCTGGACCGAGTGGGGCAACGCGGTCCGCGTGCCGATTGTCAAGGGAGCCGAACCCGGCGAAGTACCCGCCACCCGGCGTTGA
- the zapE gene encoding cell division protein ZapE → MPQIEQLSRRTPKVSVDDLLEGFHPSPRFGEVSFDSYRPDPSQPSQSAAVKALRDFAAEVDHREPKGLKKLFAAKKQAGKAGIYLDGGFGVGKTHLLASLWHAVEGPKAFGTFVEYTNLVGALSFRKTLDALSSYRLVCIDEFELDDPGDTVLMSRLMRELADAGVKLAATSNTLPGSLGEGRFAAVDFQREIQVLADQFNVLRIDGEDYRHRGLPAAPDPLTDLELKRRVYSDFDGQVVAADEFSDLVSHLEGVHPSRYRQFIDGIDAVAWHNVATITEQSVALRFVVLADRLYDKDVPIIASGRPFDELFTPEMMSGGYMKKYHRAVSRLTALAREGLTGEES, encoded by the coding sequence GTGCCCCAGATTGAACAGCTTTCGCGCCGGACCCCCAAGGTGTCGGTCGACGATTTGTTGGAGGGATTCCATCCTTCGCCGCGCTTCGGCGAAGTCTCCTTCGACAGTTACCGTCCCGACCCGTCCCAGCCCTCGCAGTCCGCCGCCGTCAAAGCGTTGCGGGATTTCGCCGCCGAGGTGGACCACCGGGAACCCAAGGGACTGAAGAAACTTTTTGCCGCCAAGAAGCAGGCCGGCAAAGCAGGTATCTACCTCGACGGCGGCTTCGGTGTGGGAAAAACCCACCTGCTGGCTTCCCTCTGGCACGCGGTTGAGGGTCCAAAGGCCTTCGGCACTTTCGTCGAATATACAAATCTGGTGGGGGCGCTGTCCTTCCGCAAAACGCTGGATGCGCTAAGCAGCTACCGCTTGGTTTGTATCGATGAATTCGAACTCGACGACCCGGGGGACACCGTGCTGATGTCCCGGTTGATGCGCGAGCTGGCTGACGCCGGTGTGAAGCTTGCAGCTACCTCCAACACGTTGCCCGGTTCTCTCGGCGAGGGACGCTTTGCCGCCGTCGATTTCCAGCGCGAAATCCAGGTCCTGGCAGACCAGTTCAACGTACTCCGTATCGACGGCGAAGACTACCGTCATCGAGGACTGCCGGCTGCTCCGGATCCTTTAACTGATCTTGAACTCAAACGGCGGGTCTACAGCGATTTCGATGGCCAGGTGGTCGCGGCCGATGAATTCTCGGATCTGGTCAGTCATCTCGAAGGCGTGCATCCGAGCCGCTACCGGCAGTTCATCGACGGTATCGATGCGGTGGCGTGGCATAACGTCGCGACGATCACCGAGCAATCTGTAGCCCTGCGCTTCGTTGTGCTGGCGGACCGGCTTTATGACAAGGACGTGCCCATTATTGCCAGCGGCCGCCCGTTCGATGAGCTTTTCACCCCTGAGATGATGTCCGGCGGCTACATGAAGAAGTACCACCGGGCTGTTTCCAGACTGACAGCCCTGGCACGTGAAGGGTTGACTGGCGAGGAGTCCTGA
- a CDS encoding antitoxin, translating into MSVSVFDELKGKAGQLRDKAAHLVGENSDKLKDGVGKAGDFIDSKTGGKYSGQVDGLQAKAANLIDRADGGNTPGAATDESSPSA; encoded by the coding sequence GTGTCTGTGTCTGTATTCGACGAGCTCAAGGGTAAGGCCGGACAGCTTAGGGACAAGGCCGCTCATCTGGTCGGCGAGAATTCCGACAAGCTCAAGGACGGCGTCGGCAAGGCTGGAGATTTCATCGACAGCAAGACCGGCGGCAAGTACTCCGGGCAGGTAGATGGTCTGCAGGCCAAAGCCGCGAACCTCATCGACAGGGCAGATGGTGGAAATACCCCCGGTGCCGCAACCGATGAGAGCAGCCCTTCGGCATAA
- a CDS encoding PD-(D/E)XK nuclease family protein has translation MTDPALAHKTDFGRMYSRSTTDLPSVPSITTVISQAPVDLGGWFSHMAATAMAQDHRLTEAAGNPAKLRALAKEASTAAERFRDAAALRGDRVHSYCEQVSLRALGRPHRMAEAREELRANGEEAFAARFDEWWELYQVEPVAPEITVWNAEVGYAGTLDLVARIGGRLCLIDFKTKGTDRNGQVKPMDEKVVMQLVAGMKAQESLVDAQSGTWEPWAHGDSPLLLGVAIGETEVRPMRANPEVLKYHWYKFCALRRVWDLQLQVTDAGRALLPIGPPAAVLRTVAG, from the coding sequence ATGACTGATCCGGCACTGGCCCACAAAACCGACTTCGGGCGGATGTATTCACGCTCAACCACTGATCTGCCCAGTGTGCCGTCCATAACCACTGTCATCTCACAGGCACCCGTGGATCTGGGCGGCTGGTTTTCCCACATGGCGGCCACCGCCATGGCGCAGGACCACCGGCTGACAGAGGCGGCGGGCAATCCAGCGAAACTCCGGGCACTGGCGAAGGAGGCCTCGACGGCGGCGGAACGCTTCCGGGATGCCGCAGCGCTCCGCGGCGACCGGGTACATAGCTACTGCGAACAAGTCTCGCTGCGCGCCCTCGGCCGTCCGCACCGTATGGCTGAGGCCCGCGAGGAACTGAGGGCGAACGGGGAAGAGGCCTTCGCCGCGCGTTTTGACGAGTGGTGGGAGCTCTACCAGGTAGAACCGGTAGCACCCGAAATCACCGTGTGGAACGCCGAGGTCGGGTACGCCGGCACCCTCGATCTCGTAGCCCGCATCGGGGGCCGGCTGTGCCTGATCGATTTCAAGACCAAAGGCACGGACCGCAACGGCCAGGTCAAGCCCATGGACGAAAAAGTTGTTATGCAGTTGGTGGCGGGAATGAAAGCGCAGGAAAGCCTGGTGGACGCCCAGTCGGGGACGTGGGAACCGTGGGCGCACGGTGACTCCCCACTGCTGCTGGGCGTGGCTATTGGTGAGACCGAAGTACGGCCCATGCGGGCCAACCCGGAAGTGCTCAAGTACCACTGGTACAAGTTCTGCGCCTTGCGCCGGGTCTGGGACCTGCAGCTGCAGGTGACCGACGCCGGCCGTGCGCTGCTGCCTATCGGTCCGCCCGCCGCTGTGCTGCGGACTGTGGCCGGATAA
- the def gene encoding peptide deformylase: MTVLSIRIIGDPVLRTKAEPVRDFGPELAKLVADMDETMESVEGAGLAAPQVGVSLRVFTYLIDGQRGHVINPVLENSDDFQEDQVEGCLSIPGLGYPVRRRRWSRVTGVDVNGKPVSLEGEGMLARCFQHEADHLDGVLYIDHLSGDNRKNALRSIRDASYNSVAKETEVKRSSSVGSGFARGTFGQPSA, encoded by the coding sequence ATGACCGTCCTGAGTATTCGGATTATCGGAGACCCGGTGCTGCGCACCAAGGCAGAGCCGGTTCGCGACTTCGGCCCGGAGCTGGCCAAGCTGGTGGCCGACATGGACGAGACGATGGAAAGTGTGGAGGGCGCAGGCCTTGCAGCACCGCAAGTGGGAGTAAGCCTGCGGGTCTTCACTTATCTGATCGACGGGCAGCGCGGGCACGTCATCAACCCGGTCTTGGAGAACAGCGATGATTTTCAGGAAGACCAGGTGGAAGGCTGCCTCTCGATTCCCGGCCTGGGATACCCGGTGCGGCGGCGACGCTGGTCCCGTGTCACCGGCGTGGATGTCAACGGCAAGCCTGTTTCCTTGGAAGGCGAAGGCATGCTCGCACGCTGCTTCCAGCATGAAGCGGACCATCTGGACGGTGTCCTGTACATAGACCACCTCTCCGGTGATAATCGCAAAAATGCTCTCCGCTCCATCCGCGATGCCTCCTACAACTCCGTGGCCAAGGAAACAGAGGTCAAGCGCTCCTCCAGCGTTGGCTCGGGATTTGCGCGGGGAACGTTCGGACAGCCCTCCGCATGA
- the fmt gene encoding methionyl-tRNA formyltransferase encodes MTATPRPFRVLFAGTPQVAVPSLEKLVESGFEIAAVLTREDAPVGRKKTLTPSPVAARAHEMGLPVIRTNRIDDEAMAAIAKTDADVAAIVAYGGLVPEPALQMLRHGWINLHFSLLPAWRGAAPVQHAVIHGDDVTGASTFLLEKGLDTGPVYGTLTETIRPEDTSGELLARLSNSGAVLLAQTLSAISADKAVAVPQSGDVTLAPKLGLEDGRIDWDQPALALRRRINGVTPEPGAWTMLQGQRFKLGPVVLRQDRRDLRPGQVELAGGGSASALVGTGSCAVQLQQVQPAGKKMMAAADWARGLGQREDVHFE; translated from the coding sequence ATGACGGCGACTCCCAGACCTTTCCGCGTACTCTTTGCGGGAACGCCGCAGGTGGCCGTTCCCTCTTTGGAAAAACTCGTTGAATCAGGATTCGAGATAGCCGCGGTACTGACGCGCGAAGATGCGCCGGTTGGCCGTAAGAAGACACTCACGCCCTCACCGGTAGCCGCCCGTGCCCATGAAATGGGCCTGCCCGTCATCCGGACTAACCGGATTGATGATGAGGCGATGGCCGCGATCGCCAAGACCGATGCGGACGTGGCGGCTATCGTCGCCTACGGAGGCTTGGTTCCGGAGCCGGCTTTGCAGATGCTGCGGCACGGCTGGATCAACCTGCACTTTTCCTTATTGCCGGCCTGGCGTGGTGCAGCTCCTGTCCAACATGCCGTCATCCACGGCGACGACGTAACCGGCGCATCGACCTTCCTGCTCGAAAAAGGCCTGGATACCGGTCCCGTGTACGGGACCTTGACGGAAACCATCCGGCCGGAGGACACCAGCGGCGAGCTGCTGGCCCGTCTTTCGAACAGCGGGGCGGTCCTGCTTGCACAAACGCTCTCGGCCATTTCGGCGGACAAGGCAGTAGCCGTGCCTCAGTCAGGGGATGTGACCCTGGCTCCCAAACTAGGCCTTGAAGACGGCCGTATCGACTGGGACCAGCCGGCTCTGGCCCTGCGCCGCAGGATCAACGGCGTGACACCGGAACCCGGTGCCTGGACGATGCTGCAGGGGCAACGGTTCAAGTTAGGTCCGGTTGTACTGCGGCAAGACCGGCGGGACCTGCGGCCCGGCCAGGTGGAACTGGCTGGGGGAGGCTCGGCCTCTGCCCTAGTAGGTACCGGATCCTGCGCCGTGCAGTTGCAACAGGTTCAGCCTGCGGGAAAGAAAATGATGGCGGCGGCCGACTGGGCGCGCGGTCTCGGACAACGTGAGGATGTGCACTTCGAGTGA